The DNA segment tatttcactacaaataaaaagaaaataaaaagaaaataaaaaaattaataaatattatttatcaatcaaaatttattctatttaaCTTTATTTCTCTACCTTTTTTAATTACTTCTTTTGTAAACCCATACACTAGAAGTCATCTTCAAGAATAATAATGTTCataattaactaaaaatatatgtagTCATTGTGAATGCCAATGAAGgaaaattctatattttaatataaataattggaTTTTAACATTCAATATAAATcattgattaataaaataaaatttaaaaaaaaaaaaaaactggttaAGGAAAGTGTCAATCTCCTTCTTAGCTTCCTCATTCATATCCTCTTACTCCATTTTCTACATGAAAAAATTCGAAATACTTGCCCACaatcttataaattttttcctatttaaattttatagtcTCCATAAAATCTgaacaaaagttaaaaaaataatatatatatatatatatatatataaaacccaCAGGCTtcaataaattctcaaaaatcaaAGAACAAACTCCATTAATGAGATAATTGCATCATTACACATAATTTAACCCATTCCTCTAATACTTTATTTGGTAATTGATtgcttatttatatataaaatctcGAGTATTAATCAATACATTATACTATAAACAAGTTCTTATTTAAAtctcaaaaaatcttaaatatatattttgattataataggtaaatatatatatatatatatataccaacaATGTGATTATGATATACATGTGATTAgtatatgaaaaatgtgaaaatatgaaaatagcaACCCACTTAAAAATCATGTGaccatcataaaaaatattaaattagaaagGTGGTATATAAAATCAAGCTGAAAGCATAGAAACTTACTCCCCTCCATAGGTTTGGTTCCGCATAATAGTGAAGAACGTTGTTGCAGCTAACGGGAGACCATGAGAATGGTATATCATTTCATCCTTCATTTTCACCACAATGGGATGCTTCGTTGGAACCCTGTACGTAATATGGCCCCAAATAACCAGATTGGAAAAGGGCTGCATACGATATAAATTATTGGGCCCAACCATCCTCTTAGCCACACCATGGAGTCTGGTTGTAATGATGATGAGTCTACTCTGATTTGATTTGCTACACCACTGGAGTCTCTCCTTTAACCTGAAGTACCAGTCCAGGTTGATATCCCAAATTCCATCAAACACTAATAAATAACTCTTACTCCACAATGCTTTGCAGAGGGCCTCCAATagctcctcctcctccacctccaCACTATCTCTTTGCCCACCATCACACTGCTTCAGCATAGCCTTGAGAATCTTCTTAAAATCTACTTCTCCTTTCTGTATCGCTTGTAAGTTGATCCAAATTCTGGATTCGCAATCGTAAGAATCGACGTCATCGCTGTTGTCGAAAACCATTCGGGCCACAAGGGTCTTACCGCAACCCCCAATCCCCACAATTCCAATTTCCTTACTAAATCCTTTTTCATCCAAATCTCTTCTACCCACAACCAAATTTGCTATATTTTCGACTTGGTCTCGAAATGAATAGAGATCGTCTATCTCTGGTCCATCAAATGATAAAGagccagaagaagaagaagttgtgGCTACATCCGTGACGGCAGAAAAGGAAGTATGCTCTGGTACTACTGGGTGGCTTGTAGCAACACGCAACTTTTTCTTGATGTGAATCAGCTTCCTTTTTGTTTTGCACAGAAACCACAGCTCAGGCAGAGAGTAGTGGCCTTGCCTTTGCCCTTGCCCTTGCCCTTGCCCTTGCCCTTGTGAGGAATCcttgttgattttcattttgcGCTTCTCCAGGAAGAGGATGCAGTCGGTCAATGCAATGCTGAGGTCGTAAAGACAATCCTTCATTCCTGTCGACGGCGTGAGGCTTTTAGTTTCCAGAAGCTCTCGAATTTGTAGAAAATAAGAATGGAGGGGGATGTCATGAGCTGGAGGGTGTTCCTCCTCTGCTTCTTCCAATTCATCCATGAATTTGTTCTTCAAAAACTGAAGAATATCTGCTGACATTTTGGCTGTAAAAACCTAATCTCCCAACTCTCACAATTAATATTTGCTTACATCGGCATAAGGCTTTTCTTATACAAATGAAGAGAATTTCTTGTGGTCTAACGAAACGGACAAGAATCCAAAGTAGGCcatttaaagaaagaaagaaaaagaaaaaggaaggaaattaAAGCAAAAGAAAGAGGTTTATGCCGATGCTTACTTGTTTGACACTCCAAACTACATGGAATTCCCATTGGTGATGATTCTCGgaatttatttccattttaattgttctttttcataatttatgtCAATTCTAATTGAAaatagtatttatatatatatatattgtatttgaAGTTTacaaaattatagaaaatgtaAAATGTAAACTATTTTATTGGTATTTCAacttataaacaaaaaaaacaaaaaaaattaacaaatgtaagtgaaaatattttgtccaatatttctataaaatataaatgaaaatagtatTATGGATGCAATCCTATGTTTCTCACTTTATTATACTCCTTACAAATTTCGTTTATTAAGCTTTCAAATTTATTGTGACCCACCAAAATATACCAAAAATAGTATTTATATACCAATTaagatatttctttttttttttgctaaacgtgacaaaaaatttaaaatactatttaactCACCTATCAACCAtagtttgaaaaatgaaaaacatgcCAAAGTTgagtggagaatatcaaagagGAAGGTTTGAGAATGAAGTGATGAAtgagaaatttgaagaattttgtGATCAAGACATTCCAAAGTTGAAGatttaattgttaaaataagaaaatttatttattaaatcatattattttttcaatatgtaAGGAAATCATTGTTTTAACTCACATGTTTAAgtgtaaattttttaaacatttattaaaacGAACTTATCTTCTTTCtaattgatattatttatggggaaaaatataatttgaaaaaaaaaacacatttctATAGTGAATATCcaacaacaaaaatttattcaaataataattgttatttattttagggaaaagtgagatttgattcactaatatgaaaatatatagaaaaaaagaacctcaaatattttaaattaatattatcttcatctatttaaaaataatttaaaacatatgAGTACTTTTTAATGAGTTATTCAATTATTCCCAAAAATGCTCATTTACTTGTCATGTTATCCAAATCAATTGACAACTAGACTCCTTC comes from the Vitis vinifera cultivar Pinot Noir 40024 chromosome 12, ASM3070453v1 genome and includes:
- the LOC132254727 gene encoding disease resistance protein RGA2-like, whose protein sequence is MSADILQFLKNKFMDELEEAEEEHPPAHDIPLHSYFLQIRELLETKSLTPSTGMKDCLYDLSIALTDCILFLEKRKMKINKDSSQGQGQGQGQGQRQGHYSLPELWFLCKTKRKLIHIKKKLRVATSHPVVPEHTSFSAVTDVATTSSSSGSLSFDGPEIDDLYSFRDQVENIANLVVGRRDLDEKGFSKEIGIVGIGGCGKTLVARMVFDNSDDVDSYDCESRIWINLQAIQKGEVDFKKILKAMLKQCDGGQRDSVEVEEEELLEALCKALWSKSYLLVFDGIWDINLDWYFRLKERLQWCSKSNQSRLIIITTRLHGVAKRMVGPNNLYRMQPFSNLVIWGHITYRVPTKHPIVVKMKDEMIYHSHGLPLAATTFFTIMRNQTYGGE